From a region of the Salinispira pacifica genome:
- a CDS encoding ABC transporter permease — protein MTILKVVLRRFSRLILTIFIASTAVFFLLRVIPGDPARIIAGVEGAKNAQVLEQIRTRLGLDQPLIVQYLQWIGGSFSGDFGSSYQSDTPVITLLAERLPVTLGIAVLGMLIALMIAVPAGIISASNRRKPTDHVIMGSSHILLAIPEFWLGIVLLLFFGVYIPVFPLFGSSSLLHFILPALALGLGRAAFLARLVRTSVLREFSRDYVQFLSQLEVPRRRLLFRHILPNAMIPIAIPAAIQFGYLLGGAIIIEQVFGMGGTGRLLLQAIQMRDFPLIQGTVIMFAVIFSVVNFAADFLVILADPRSRI, from the coding sequence GTGACTATCCTGAAAGTCGTCCTTCGACGCTTCTCCCGACTCATACTTACCATCTTTATCGCAAGCACCGCAGTATTTTTCCTTCTCCGGGTAATACCCGGCGACCCTGCCCGGATTATCGCAGGTGTGGAGGGGGCAAAGAATGCTCAGGTGCTCGAGCAGATCAGAACCCGTCTCGGGCTGGATCAGCCCCTGATTGTTCAGTACCTCCAGTGGATAGGGGGCAGCTTCAGCGGTGATTTCGGATCGTCCTATCAGTCTGATACGCCGGTGATCACACTGCTGGCTGAACGGCTGCCGGTGACCCTGGGAATTGCCGTGTTGGGCATGCTGATTGCCCTGATGATTGCCGTTCCTGCAGGTATTATCAGCGCTTCAAACCGACGGAAGCCCACGGATCACGTGATCATGGGCAGTTCTCATATTCTTCTGGCCATACCCGAGTTTTGGCTGGGAATTGTTCTTCTCTTATTCTTCGGAGTCTATATCCCGGTGTTTCCCCTCTTCGGATCCTCCAGCCTGCTGCATTTTATTCTGCCGGCCCTGGCATTGGGACTGGGCCGGGCGGCTTTCCTGGCCAGACTGGTGCGAACATCCGTATTGCGGGAGTTTTCCCGGGACTATGTGCAGTTTCTTTCCCAGCTTGAAGTACCCAGGCGCCGTCTGCTGTTCCGCCATATCCTGCCCAATGCGATGATTCCCATTGCCATTCCGGCGGCAATCCAGTTCGGCTATCTCCTTGGCGGCGCCATTATTATCGAACAGGTGTTTGGTATGGGGGGCACCGGTCGTCTCCTGCTACAGGCAATTCAAATGAGGGATTTCCCTCTCATCCAGGGAACTGTTATTATGTTTGCGGTAATTTTTTCGGTGGTGAATTTTGCGGCGGATTTTCTGGTGATACTGGCGGATCCCCGGAGCAGGATTTAG
- a CDS encoding ABC transporter substrate-binding protein — protein sequence MSRHTLPKSIYSQSVGLLGILVFSLILAVSCQGGGEEAPLEVSLALSGNPSTLDPHATTETLTFQVTKSLYDTLLEPDDDGELVPALARSWSVSDSQKEITFQLRRDVSFHDGSGFDARDAAASIERLLSPDFASPSAGEYSVIEDVQIVDDFTLRLILSEPNAPLLYTLASGWSAILPSEKIESGHNFAREPVGTGPFSLEQWVADERITLNKNGDYWMEDEIEVEKVSLQIIPEPSVQTQALMSGQVDILYIVSEEDVPVLQSRDDIIVETDTTSLVMVMSINTSRDILGEVEMRRALNHAIDKQTALDVAYGGGTPVGTFNDASNPFYADFTGMYPYDPERAAELAREAGYSEDRVFDLVLPQNFAPHVTAGELYQEMLREAGIQARIRMVDWPTWISDVYGNANYDLTVIGHTGKLDPDGRFIGYGSGNMYVRYPNELLEELITEGRRTLEFSRRQEIYTQVQRIFAEQVPFVFVGSSLRRIAYSSDISGFRMTPNLDTFDFRRISSGSGE from the coding sequence ATGAGTCGTCATACATTACCAAAAAGCATTTACTCTCAGAGTGTAGGGCTGCTGGGTATTCTTGTTTTTTCATTGATACTGGCCGTTTCCTGCCAAGGCGGAGGCGAAGAAGCGCCCCTTGAGGTAAGTCTGGCCCTGTCGGGAAATCCGTCTACTCTGGATCCCCACGCAACCACCGAAACCCTTACATTTCAGGTGACGAAAAGTTTATACGATACCCTCCTTGAACCGGATGATGACGGGGAGCTCGTTCCCGCTCTGGCCCGGTCATGGTCGGTTTCGGATTCTCAGAAGGAAATTACCTTTCAGCTGCGCCGTGATGTCAGCTTCCATGATGGAAGCGGCTTTGATGCCCGGGATGCTGCGGCATCCATTGAGCGTCTGCTCTCCCCGGATTTTGCATCTCCCAGTGCAGGGGAGTACTCGGTAATTGAGGATGTTCAGATCGTGGATGATTTCACCCTGCGGCTGATCCTCTCCGAACCCAATGCACCGCTGCTTTATACTCTCGCAAGCGGCTGGTCCGCCATTCTGCCATCGGAAAAGATCGAGTCCGGGCATAATTTTGCCAGAGAACCGGTTGGAACCGGCCCCTTTTCCCTGGAACAGTGGGTTGCCGATGAGCGCATTACGCTGAATAAAAACGGCGACTACTGGATGGAGGATGAAATTGAGGTTGAAAAGGTGAGCCTCCAGATTATTCCCGAACCTTCCGTACAAACCCAGGCTCTGATGAGCGGTCAGGTGGATATCCTCTACATCGTCAGTGAAGAGGACGTTCCGGTGCTCCAGTCCCGGGACGATATTATTGTGGAAACCGACACCACTTCTCTGGTTATGGTGATGTCCATCAACACCAGCAGGGATATTCTCGGCGAGGTGGAAATGCGCCGTGCCCTGAATCATGCCATCGATAAACAGACAGCCCTGGATGTGGCCTACGGCGGGGGAACTCCCGTGGGAACCTTTAACGATGCTTCCAATCCCTTCTATGCGGACTTTACCGGTATGTATCCCTATGATCCGGAAAGAGCGGCGGAGCTTGCCAGGGAAGCGGGCTACAGTGAAGACAGGGTTTTCGACCTGGTTCTTCCCCAGAACTTCGCACCCCATGTGACCGCCGGCGAGCTGTACCAGGAGATGCTGAGAGAAGCGGGCATCCAGGCCCGGATCCGCATGGTGGACTGGCCCACCTGGATCTCCGACGTGTACGGAAATGCCAACTACGACCTCACAGTTATCGGTCATACCGGGAAGCTGGATCCCGACGGACGCTTCATAGGCTACGGTTCGGGCAACATGTATGTACGCTACCCCAATGAACTCCTGGAGGAACTGATCACAGAGGGGCGCCGGACGCTGGAGTTCTCCCGCAGACAGGAGATTTATACTCAGGTCCAACGTATTTTCGCCGAACAGGTTCCCTTTGTTTTTGTGGGAAGTTCTCTGCGCCGCATTGCCTACAGCAGCGATATATCAGGATTCAGGATGACTCCGAATCTTGATACCTTCGATTTCCGCCGAATATCCAGCGGAAGCGGCGAGTAA
- a CDS encoding ABC transporter permease: MIKPGYLQRSSFQRQFRRRVRQPGILAFAAVTLILLVLIALLAPVLAPHPPYQQHLDARFQKPFTQGFLLGTDSLGRDVLSRLMYGGRSAFIVGLVSTGIALIIGATVGILASYGPRWMDSLFMLLMDGLLAMPTILMAVAIVAVFGYGLVQVMLAMGIVFSPLIARLMRAELKRASGQDFVEAEILVNTPGPEIFFTAILPQVFPPLLVQLTSLFAAAITIEASLSFLGIGIQPPGSSWGIMLDNARDYLISAPWLAFPPGIALALAVYSLNTLGDHINDLFHRHH, encoded by the coding sequence ATGATCAAACCGGGGTATCTTCAGAGATCGTCATTCCAGAGGCAGTTTCGAAGAAGGGTGAGACAGCCTGGTATTTTGGCATTCGCGGCCGTAACCCTGATCCTCCTGGTATTGATTGCCCTGCTGGCCCCCGTTCTGGCACCCCATCCTCCCTACCAGCAGCACCTGGATGCGCGGTTTCAGAAACCCTTCACCCAGGGATTTCTGCTGGGAACCGACAGTCTGGGAAGGGATGTCCTTTCCAGACTGATGTACGGCGGACGTTCTGCGTTTATCGTCGGATTGGTAAGCACGGGAATTGCACTGATAATCGGAGCTACAGTCGGCATTCTTGCATCCTATGGTCCGCGCTGGATGGATTCCCTGTTCATGCTGCTGATGGACGGCCTGCTTGCCATGCCGACGATTCTCATGGCCGTGGCAATCGTTGCGGTTTTCGGATACGGACTTGTTCAAGTGATGCTGGCTATGGGCATTGTATTCTCCCCCCTCATAGCCCGGCTGATGAGGGCCGAACTGAAGAGAGCTTCCGGACAGGATTTTGTTGAAGCTGAAATTCTGGTGAACACACCCGGCCCTGAAATCTTTTTCACCGCCATCCTCCCCCAGGTTTTCCCCCCTCTGCTGGTTCAGCTCACCAGTCTCTTCGCTGCGGCCATCACCATCGAGGCAAGCCTCAGTTTTCTGGGTATCGGCATACAGCCCCCGGGATCCAGTTGGGGAATTATGCTTGATAACGCCCGGGATTACCTGATTTCCGCTCCCTGGCTTGCATTCCCTCCGGGTATTGCCCTGGCTCTGGCAGTGTACAGTCTGAATACCCTGGGAGATCACATCAACGACCTGTTTCACCGCCATCATTAA
- a CDS encoding ABC transporter ATP-binding protein: protein MSNTARNRYSDLEIHGLEMSAHHPSGEIPVLHDITLNIPSAQVTAIVGESGSGKTMSMRGISGLLPGGGNFTVRGDVLYNGRHLAPGTNGADSETSPKFAMIFQDPKKVLNPGLRVGQHLTEVLRYASGFTGRDSRLQRIERAQEILGRVDLPTDRRFFRSFPHELSGGMQQRLVIACVVAGENDVLIADEAITALDSRTAARILDLFHDIAGNMGKTVVYISHDLKTVERIASHVAVLYAGYTVEYRNSRDFFSMPRHPYSRMLMESHPALRDRGRPLRIIPGEAVSPADPPPGCPFHPRCPRAQQTCREVLPQLIPDTGGAVRCHFPYPEKGNGEKDSTRKNSGAPGAGEQFNE from the coding sequence ATGAGCAATACAGCCCGAAATAGATATTCGGATCTGGAAATTCACGGGCTTGAAATGTCAGCACATCACCCTTCCGGAGAAATCCCGGTCCTTCACGATATAACCCTCAATATCCCCTCTGCACAGGTGACCGCAATTGTGGGTGAAAGCGGTTCGGGAAAGACCATGAGCATGCGCGGTATATCAGGTCTGCTTCCCGGAGGCGGTAATTTCACAGTGCGTGGTGACGTTCTGTATAACGGCCGCCACCTGGCTCCCGGCACCAACGGAGCTGACAGTGAAACATCCCCTAAATTTGCCATGATCTTCCAGGATCCCAAGAAGGTCCTCAATCCCGGTCTTCGGGTCGGGCAGCATCTTACCGAGGTTCTTCGCTATGCTTCCGGCTTCACAGGCAGAGATTCACGTCTGCAGAGAATTGAACGGGCCCAGGAAATCCTCGGCAGGGTGGATTTGCCCACCGATCGTCGGTTTTTCCGCTCCTTTCCCCATGAACTGTCCGGCGGAATGCAGCAGCGCCTGGTCATCGCCTGTGTTGTTGCAGGGGAAAATGATGTTCTCATCGCCGATGAGGCCATTACCGCTCTGGACAGCCGCACAGCGGCCCGGATCCTTGACCTGTTTCATGATATTGCAGGAAATATGGGGAAAACAGTCGTCTATATTTCCCATGATTTGAAAACCGTAGAGCGGATTGCCTCCCACGTGGCAGTGCTCTATGCAGGGTATACCGTTGAATATCGCAACAGCAGGGATTTTTTTTCCATGCCCAGACATCCCTACAGCAGAATGCTGATGGAGAGTCATCCTGCACTTCGGGACAGGGGGCGGCCCTTGCGAATTATTCCCGGGGAAGCGGTCTCTCCTGCAGATCCTCCCCCCGGTTGTCCGTTTCATCCCCGCTGTCCCCGTGCACAACAGACATGCCGGGAAGTGCTCCCCCAGCTGATTCCCGATACCGGCGGGGCGGTACGCTGCCATTTTCCCTACCCTGAAAAAGGTAACGGGGAGAAGGATTCCACCCGGAAAAACAGCGGAGCTCCAGGGGCAGGGGAGCAATTTAATGAATAA
- a CDS encoding deoxyribodipyrimidine photo-lyase — MNIPPFQARIEDFPPEGQKDSGSSIVYWMQSAQRFEDNMALNYAAAEAERNNLPFHIIFCLDTSYPDASARHFWFMIQGLQEIAAECRKTSVNFSVLPGSPPEVFSREDLHRHLGGIRLLVTERSYLRHLRLWRKDVAAQINSRGGRFIQLDSEVLVPHNLVSSKKEYAAATIRKKITSQWLPYLRGERHERQFYMGPVSGYLSETREKTESEIPLSLNNEELIQLTSYDDFTALLTRRGMHAPSPVPAPVDTFRGGSNAAHERLERFLNEDFPRYGEIRNDPGNPVQSDLSPYLHFGMISVLRIAWSTVEAAEDLRQYPKRNSEAVPDESLEAFLEELIVRRELAKNFVRFESRYDSYEGIPEWAAKSLEEHAGDPREHLYSLKELEEGRTYDPYWNACQLEMVKTGKMHGYMRMYWGKKVLEWSKSPREAFEHLLYLNNRWELDGRDENGYTGVSWCFGTHDRGWKERPIFGKIRYMNDKGLERKFDIKSYAQKWLD; from the coding sequence ATGAATATTCCCCCGTTTCAGGCACGAATTGAAGACTTTCCTCCGGAAGGTCAAAAGGACAGCGGATCAAGTATTGTATATTGGATGCAGTCGGCCCAGAGATTCGAAGATAACATGGCGTTGAATTATGCGGCGGCGGAAGCAGAGCGTAATAATCTTCCGTTCCATATCATTTTCTGTCTGGATACATCCTACCCCGATGCCTCTGCCCGGCATTTCTGGTTCATGATCCAGGGCCTGCAGGAAATTGCTGCAGAGTGCCGAAAAACCTCTGTGAATTTCAGTGTTCTCCCCGGAAGTCCCCCGGAGGTTTTTTCCAGAGAGGACCTGCACCGGCATCTGGGCGGAATCCGGCTTCTGGTCACCGAACGGTCCTATCTGCGGCACCTCAGGCTCTGGAGGAAGGATGTTGCCGCCCAGATTAACTCCAGGGGCGGCCGATTTATCCAGCTGGATTCTGAGGTGCTGGTTCCCCACAATCTGGTGAGTTCCAAAAAGGAGTATGCCGCCGCAACCATCAGAAAGAAAATAACCTCCCAGTGGCTGCCCTATCTCCGGGGTGAACGGCATGAGCGGCAGTTTTATATGGGGCCCGTATCCGGGTATCTTTCAGAAACACGGGAAAAAACAGAATCAGAGATTCCCCTCAGTCTGAACAATGAGGAATTGATACAGCTCACTTCCTATGATGATTTTACCGCCCTTCTTACACGCCGGGGCATGCACGCTCCCTCACCGGTTCCGGCTCCGGTGGATACGTTCAGAGGAGGAAGCAATGCCGCCCATGAAAGGCTTGAACGTTTTCTCAACGAAGATTTTCCCCGCTACGGGGAAATCCGGAATGATCCTGGAAACCCTGTTCAAAGCGATCTCAGCCCGTATCTGCATTTCGGAATGATATCAGTACTGCGAATCGCATGGAGTACGGTGGAAGCAGCTGAGGATTTGCGTCAGTACCCCAAACGGAATTCCGAGGCAGTGCCGGATGAAAGTCTGGAAGCCTTCCTGGAAGAACTGATCGTGAGAAGGGAACTGGCCAAAAATTTTGTACGCTTTGAATCCAGATATGACAGCTATGAGGGAATCCCTGAATGGGCGGCTAAAAGCCTTGAAGAGCATGCCGGAGATCCCCGGGAGCATCTGTACAGTCTCAAGGAACTGGAGGAAGGGCGCACCTACGATCCCTACTGGAACGCATGCCAGTTGGAGATGGTAAAAACCGGCAAAATGCATGGCTACATGCGGATGTATTGGGGGAAAAAAGTTTTGGAATGGAGCAAGTCCCCCAGAGAAGCCTTTGAGCATCTGCTGTACCTGAATAACCGTTGGGAGCTGGACGGCCGGGACGAAAACGGATACACAGGAGTATCGTGGTGTTTCGGCACCCATGACCGGGGCTGGAAGGAGAGGCCGATTTTCGGCAAAATACGGTATATGAACGACAAGGGTCTGGAACGGAAATTCGACATCAAAAGCTATGCCCAAAAATGGCTGGATTAA
- a CDS encoding response regulator, giving the protein MRSKGDFPSINEKDPEGLKPDGTPYKVLIVDDSMFIAKQLNQILTSAGFDVVATAGDGEEGLEKYKELHPEIDLVTMDITMPKMDGVTSLEKIIEFDKEAVVVMISALGKNDLVKNSLMKGAKNYIVKPLDRAKVLERIVNSLNQ; this is encoded by the coding sequence ATGAGAAGTAAAGGTGATTTTCCCAGCATCAATGAAAAAGACCCCGAAGGACTGAAGCCCGATGGGACCCCTTACAAAGTACTGATCGTCGATGACTCGATGTTCATCGCAAAACAGTTGAATCAGATTCTTACATCGGCCGGTTTCGACGTAGTTGCCACTGCAGGTGACGGTGAGGAAGGGCTGGAGAAATACAAGGAATTGCACCCTGAAATCGATCTTGTCACAATGGATATCACCATGCCCAAAATGGATGGTGTTACTTCCCTGGAGAAGATCATTGAATTTGATAAGGAAGCAGTGGTTGTGATGATTTCCGCTCTTGGAAAAAACGATCTTGTAAAAAACAGTCTGATGAAGGGAGCTAAAAATTATATTGTGAAGCCCCTGGACCGGGCAAAAGTACTGGAACGTATAGTAAACAGTCTCAATCAGTAG
- a CDS encoding ABC transporter ATP-binding protein, translating to MNKKNRKTNGTGADSPLLRIRGLTKQYKSGGYGGMGAQSLYALKDIDLDLYPGEVLSIIGESGSGKTTLARCILQREKIQSGRIDSIWGTIQRGAPEQHSRQIQGNPLGPDTTISSRDLYRKIQLVPQATQNSLNPWRRVDQLLDPILRRTSGRGNSMQTARDNIQTAKEELMELCGLSPAFLKRYPGELSGGQRQRVLIARALAMEARLIIFDEPVSSLDVSIQARLLNTLLELKEEYGLSYVFITHDLDIAEYISDRMAIIHNSRILESGPVEEIVQHPREEFTRTLLEAGLKKQNWLDSFIS from the coding sequence ATGAATAAAAAGAATAGAAAGACAAACGGAACCGGGGCGGATTCCCCGCTGCTGCGGATTCGGGGCCTCACCAAGCAGTATAAAAGCGGAGGATACGGAGGCATGGGCGCACAGTCCCTGTATGCTCTGAAGGATATCGATCTGGATCTTTACCCCGGGGAAGTGTTGAGCATCATCGGTGAGTCAGGATCCGGGAAGACCACCCTGGCACGATGTATTCTCCAGCGTGAAAAGATTCAGTCCGGCCGGATCGACAGTATCTGGGGTACCATCCAGCGGGGAGCCCCGGAGCAGCACTCCCGGCAGATTCAGGGGAATCCTCTGGGGCCCGACACAACAATCAGTTCAAGAGATCTCTACCGGAAAATCCAGCTGGTGCCCCAGGCTACCCAGAACAGCCTGAACCCCTGGAGGCGGGTTGACCAATTGCTGGATCCCATTCTCCGGCGTACTTCGGGGCGGGGGAACAGTATGCAAACTGCGAGGGATAATATTCAAACCGCCAAGGAGGAGCTGATGGAGCTTTGCGGCCTGAGTCCGGCGTTCCTGAAACGATATCCCGGTGAGCTCAGCGGAGGTCAGCGCCAGAGAGTTCTCATAGCCCGGGCTCTGGCCATGGAAGCCAGGCTCATCATTTTTGATGAACCGGTCTCCAGCCTGGATGTTTCCATTCAGGCACGTCTTCTGAATACGCTCCTGGAGCTCAAGGAGGAGTACGGTTTGAGCTATGTGTTTATTACCCATGATCTTGACATTGCCGAGTATATAAGCGACCGTATGGCAATTATTCACAATTCCAGAATTCTTGAATCCGGTCCGGTGGAGGAGATTGTACAACATCCCCGGGAGGAGTTCACCAGAACCCTGCTTGAAGCCGGCCTGAAGAAGCAAAACTGGCTTGATTCATTCATATCCTGA
- a CDS encoding sigma-54-dependent transcriptional regulator: protein MTRNILVVDDEHTSVELYSMILREHGYDRVIPCEDSRNAAGLIREHDIELVISDLMMPVMDGYDLLLKINEEHPDIAVIILTAQDKVETAVECMKIGAFDFITKPLDPERLLTAVEHAFTIRELKEEVNILSTERPDRELSHPGAFSEILTRSPKMKKIFAYMEAIIPSPKPLLITGESGTGKELIARAFHELANSGGDFVAINVSGLDDAVFSDSLFGHHNPDAAEGGDGRKGLIEQAGKGTLFLDEIGDLGMNSQIKLLRLLQEGEFFPLGSDTPVPCRARIVAATNANLKSRQESGDFRRDLYYRLIAHHIELPPLRDRTDDIPLLLDAFLAEALEKMGRPEVKAPPELYAMLKTYPFPGNVRELQGLMYDMVTASAPGSLDISVIRNYILLNRAGEDGDGSSELSELMDDEQYARGPGGMLLRKDKMPNMKDAEEFLYEQALERAGGNQSRAAKLLDVSQSTLSRWKQQFSPE, encoded by the coding sequence ATGACCCGGAATATTCTCGTTGTTGATGACGAACATACCAGTGTGGAATTGTACTCCATGATTCTCAGGGAACACGGCTATGATCGGGTTATACCCTGTGAAGACAGCCGGAATGCGGCCGGTCTGATTCGGGAACATGACATCGAGCTGGTGATCAGCGACCTGATGATGCCGGTGATGGACGGCTATGATCTCCTTTTGAAAATCAACGAGGAACATCCTGATATAGCGGTTATTATTCTCACCGCCCAGGATAAGGTGGAAACTGCAGTTGAGTGTATGAAGATTGGAGCCTTCGATTTTATTACCAAACCGCTGGATCCCGAGAGACTGCTCACTGCGGTTGAGCATGCATTTACCATTCGGGAACTCAAAGAGGAAGTGAATATCCTCTCAACAGAGCGTCCCGACCGGGAACTCTCCCACCCCGGGGCTTTTTCGGAAATCCTCACCCGCAGCCCGAAAATGAAAAAAATATTCGCGTATATGGAGGCGATCATCCCGAGTCCGAAACCCCTGCTGATAACCGGAGAGAGCGGTACGGGCAAAGAACTGATAGCCCGGGCCTTCCATGAACTTGCAAATTCCGGGGGGGATTTCGTGGCAATTAATGTATCCGGCCTGGATGATGCGGTATTCAGCGATTCCCTCTTCGGGCATCACAACCCGGATGCAGCGGAAGGAGGGGACGGGCGGAAAGGTTTGATTGAACAGGCCGGAAAAGGCACGTTATTCCTGGATGAGATCGGTGATCTGGGTATGAACAGCCAGATTAAACTGCTTCGCCTGCTTCAGGAGGGTGAATTCTTCCCCCTGGGATCGGATACACCGGTTCCCTGCCGGGCAAGGATTGTGGCCGCCACAAATGCGAATCTGAAATCCCGGCAGGAATCAGGCGATTTTCGCAGAGACCTGTATTACCGGCTGATCGCCCATCATATCGAACTGCCGCCGCTGCGGGACAGAACTGATGATATCCCTTTGCTGCTGGATGCCTTTCTTGCAGAGGCTCTTGAAAAAATGGGCCGGCCGGAGGTAAAGGCGCCGCCGGAACTCTACGCCATGTTGAAGACCTACCCGTTTCCCGGAAATGTCCGGGAGCTGCAGGGCTTAATGTATGACATGGTAACTGCCAGCGCCCCTGGTTCCCTGGATATCTCTGTAATCCGAAATTATATTCTGCTGAACAGGGCAGGGGAAGACGGTGACGGTTCCTCTGAATTATCGGAACTTATGGACGATGAACAGTATGCCCGGGGGCCCGGGGGCATGCTTCTCAGAAAGGATAAAATGCCCAATATGAAGGATGCAGAGGAGTTTCTGTACGAACAGGCTCTTGAACGTGCAGGGGGGAATCAGAGCCGGGCTGCGAAACTGCTGGATGTATCCCAGTCTACCCTCAGCCGGTGGAAGCAGCAATTCAGCCCGGAGTGA